The Hydra vulgaris chromosome 11, alternate assembly HydraT2T_AEP genome contains a region encoding:
- the LOC100214804 gene encoding protein saal1, which translates to MSDNELLRNPSPPPLTDEEKAKLKADYIGESLFSKKWVLNVIFKLFSLKEEEIYDTQLKLKQNFLESNSEQRLCNESNNDNLKELLGTFEDEICELWDISANSDVSTFLYENDGQAILMYVLDKTQSPRLLEICFGVLGNMACVEKVALGMISDETFCDTLLEYLSLTDSLSLVELTRLLCVLMSHEVCLEKLIKSFETSSLEPHPVDQLIRILQNSLNVNIVMNIVEILDLIFDNSDKLMELHCKEILNCLLDVYYILNEHSMQEPISNLLHILQSFTTTVSCVCELLKHDSLVVFLCSIFAHLLSGNNPRVKDQCLQSFYSVLSCLLSGNAKAVLSTINENYNLLVFLIDILNEKLTEYDTNEEAELNHIYLMVYLEPFHDIFYNLTICEEHFGNLFQVLKDKKMLINNIIDLCTVIGMHSEDFAHFSENLATFNGNLNL; encoded by the coding sequence ATGTCTGACAATGAGCTATTACGAAATCCTTCGCCACCTCCATTGACAGATGAAGAAAAAGCGAAGTTGAAAGCTGATTACATAGGAGAATCATTATTCAGCAAAAAGTGGGtgttaaatgttatatttaaattgttttcactaAAAGAGGAAGAAATTTATGACACCcagttaaaactaaaacaaaattttttagaatctaATTCAGAACAAAGGTTATGCAATGAAtcaaataatgataatttaaaagaacttcTTGGTACATTTGAAGATGAGATTTGTGAACTTTGGGATATTAGTGCAAACAGTGATGTCTCTACCTTTCTTTATGAAAATGATGGTCAAGCTATACTTATGTATGttttagataaaactcaatCTCCTCGTCTTTTAGAAATATGTTTTGGAGTTCTAGGCAATATGGCATGCGTTGAAAAAGTTGCTTTAGGTATGATATCTGATGAAACATTTTGTGATACTCTACTGGAATATCTCAGTCTTACTGACTCCTTAAGTTTAGTTGAGTTAACACGGTTACTTTGTGTTTTAATGTCACATGAAGTCtgtttagaaaaattaattaaatcatttgaGACCTCAAGCTTGGAGCCACATCCAGTCGATCAGTTAATTCGTATCCTTCAAAATTCTTTGAATGTTAACATAGTGATGAATATTGTAGaaatattagatttaatatttgataattcTGATAAGCTCATGGAGTTACattgtaaagaaattttaaattgtttactggatgtatactatattttaaatgaacACAGCATGCAAGAACCCATTTCAAACTTGTTACATATACTCCAATCGTTTACAACTACTGTTTCTTGTGTTTGTGAACTTTTAAAACACGATTCCTTAGTTGTATTTTTATGTTCTATTTTTGCTCATTTGCTTTCTGGAAATAACCCTAGAGTAAAAGACCAATGTTTGCAATCCTTTTATTCAGTTCTTAGTTGTTTGTTATCTGGCAATGCTAAAGCAGTTTTATCAACTATTaatgaaaactataatcttttggtttttttaattgatattttgaaCGAAAAGCTAACAGAATATGATACTAATGAAGAAGCAGAACTTAACCATATTTATTTAATGGTGTATCTTGAACCTtttcatgatattttttataatttaactataTGTGAAGAACATTTTGGAAATCTTTTTCAAgtgttaaaagataaaaagatgttgattaataacattattgatTTATGCACTGTTATTGGAATGCACTCAGAGGATTTTGCTCATTTCTCTGAAAATTTAGCAACCTTTAATGGAAATCTTAACTTatag
- the LOC124813648 gene encoding uncharacterized protein LOC124813648 yields the protein MFSCSKNALPVLRNVARVALRPQSSILARTPMVQSQALVPLTQSIHTTSAVRDIEQAAKFIGAGAATVGCAGSGAGIGTVFGSLIIGYARNPSLKPQLFSYAILGFALSEAMGLFSLMMSFLILFGL from the exons ATGTTTTCCTGTTCCAAAAACGCTTTACCAGTTTTAAGAAATGTG gcTCGTGTAGCATTAAGACCACAAAGTAGTATACTTGCAAGGACTCCAATGGTTCAATCACag GCTTTAGTTCCTCTGACTCAATCTATTCATACTACATCTGCTGTCCGTGATATAGAACAAGCTGCTAAATTTATTGGAGCTGGTGCTGCAACCGTAGGATGTGCCG GATCTGGAGCTGGTATCGGAACAGTATTTGGAAGCTTGATTATCGGTTATGCACGAAATCCATCTTTAAAACCTCAACTGTTTTCTTATGCTATTTTGGGATTTGCTTTATCTGAAGCTATGGGACTTTTCTCCCTTATGATgtcatttttaatactttttgggCTGTAG